TCTTCTAATATGTGAAATATTTTCTAATTCTGTGCTAGTTTTTTCATAGAAATGTAGCTTTTTTTATTATGGAAATCATTTTCATTTATTTCCAAACTGTCGCATGCGAACTCCAAATGTTCAAGCCAATCATAATCATGACATTCCAGAGCTTTTTCGCATTCTCTTTCAATATATGGAGTGCTAGTTTCTTTTCCGATATCTCTGAAAACTTCAATCGCATCTAAAGATCCGGGCCAGTTCCGGTCCTGTAATAACTCCGCTAATTTAGGTAGTGCTTTTTTGTTTCTTGGGTAGCCCATCCTGGATAAAATTTTAACTCCATTTTCCCAACAATTTTTTCCGTATTTAGGTATTATCAAATGTACTTTTTCATTATTAAGTTGAGAAAGAATTTCCATTGCTTCTTCTTGGGTTTCCTTGGGTAATTGAGAATTTAAATTGTAAACATAATAAGTAATTTCTTCATCTTCAAGATTTAGAAATTTTGTCATAATTATTCACCTCAGTTTTTTGAAGCGACAGATATTGCCTGAAGAATCTTTGTGAATTTATGCGGCTTTGAGTTAGCGTTAGACCTAGAAGCAATCCATCCTTTCATATCAGCAGAATTAGTAGGTTTAACTGAAACGTGATTTGTTCCATCGATAACCGCTTTTAGTACTTTTGTTTTATCAACAGCTTCTTTAGTTGTAGCGGTAAATTTACCTGTAGGCATTTTTCTATAATAAGACAATCCACCGGTATCTTTTTCTCTAGGAGTTAAGTTTGTACCAGTAGATGATCCACCCCTATAGATAATAGTAGGATTTTTCTTTTTCAATCTTTTCTCAAGTTCTGCTTTTACTTCATCTTTTGCAACCATTATAACACTAACAAGAGTGGCTGCAATCGCCATAGCAATTAAGTGTTCTAATACCCATGTTGCTATTGGAACCAAAATAATTGGAACAGCTTGTGGACCAATTGGAGCTTTAATTGAACCGGTGTTTTTATCAAACATTTTTCCTTCTATGGTTTGTTTTCTTTCAAGCTCTTCAATATCTAACTCTTTTCCTGTTGTCACGTCATACGCTTTAGATTCAAAAGTGCCATCAGCTATATAATAAGTCACTTCATACTTGATACCATCTTCAGTTTTGGAAAAAATTTGTTCTCCTGTGGTGTGTTTATAATCTATTCCTTCTGCTTCTAAATAAAGTTGAAGTTCAATATCAATTTCTTCTTTACTTAAATTTTTTGATGCAGATACACTTTGATTTTGGGGTAATAGTCCTAACAGTAGAATGGTAAATATTAGTATAAAAGAAACTGTTTTTTTCATTTTTTTTGCCTCTTCCATTTTTTTATTTTATAACAAGTTTTATCTTATTATAGTAATATTTTATTTTCAAGATATATTTTTCTACAAAATACGACACTATAATATCATATGATATTATAGTGTAATTGTTAAATAGTACTTATATGCTTTTGGGTTATAGGTTTTACGAATGAAAAACTCATTATTTATAGGCTAGATAAAATTAGAAATCTTTAGATTTGAGTCATAACGGACAAACACCCCCGCGTACCCTTTACTATCTCACCTGCATTTTACTCCATCTCCTTCTCTCTAAACAAAATCTTTGATTATTAATCTGGAAGTCTTAAAAGCTTGTTTTCTTTAGATGTGTGTTCTTTAGATTTATCTTTAGAAAAAACTTTATATTTCAGGGAGGAAAACAGCATGACTTACAGCTTTGTGGGGATTACGGTTGAATCGTTTTTTAACATGTCGCCGATGATGGCAGGTGGTTATGCCCTGCTGATCGGTTCTGGTGCAATTTGTATCTTAGGAGCTAGATTAGAAAAGTATTTGTATGGCGGAAAGCACGCTTATTTAGCTGAGTTCGCCAGCACGATTCTAAATATCTCTTTACCTGGTACATTTTTGTACATGGTTGTACGCTTCATATTTGGCTTGTAGGAGTGTTTTAACATCATGAGTATAAAAACCTTACTACAAAAGTTTAAGGCTAAAAGAGAGCTAGAATATGCGTTTAATGTGGGAGGAATCTACATTAGTAAGAAGAATTCTGGTGGTAAAGAAATTAAACGGATGCCCAAGATACATGAGGTGACTTTGTTTGATGATCGGACCAGATATACTTTTACATTGCCCAATGGCTACGATCCCAAAGAGATTGATAAAAAGGAATACGTTTTTAAACAGGTGTTTTGTAGATCGCTTGAGTTAAAAGGTGACTTAAAAAAATATGTACTAACCGTTTATAAGCATAAAATGACCAATGAAATTAAATACAACTTTTGTAGTATTAAAGGTGAAATCCATGAATATAAAATGCCCATCTACTGTGGCGCGGATCGTCTAGGAAAAAACATCATATATGATATGTCTACAAAACCTCACTTACTAATTGCTGGGGAAACAGGGTCAGGAAAATCGACTCAACTTCGCCAGCTACTTACAACCCTCATATTAAACTTTGATCCTACAGAATTAGAATTATATCTTGGCGACTGTAAGAAAGCTGAATTTCATGTTTTTAGGAATGTGAAGCATGTTAAAGCATCAGTGACAAGAGTACATGAAATTAAGGCAATGTTGGAATATATCCAAGACGAAATGAACGCACGATACGAATTAATTGAAACATTTGGAGTCGCACATATTGATGATCTACCAAAGGAACACAAGAAGCCTTATATGGTGGTTTGTATTGATGAATTTGTGATGCTACGCAAAGAAAAAGAGATCATGGCAGCGTTGATTGATCTAACTGCTTTAGGTAGAGCGTCAAATATTTATGTGGTCCTTAGTATGCAGAGACCAGTTAAAGAAGTTTTGGATACTACAATAAGATCAAATTTAACTGTAAGTATGGGTTTTAAAGTTAGGGATAAAATCGAATCCAGAATCATAAACACTCCTGGAGCCGAAAATATTGAAACTCCTGGACGGTTTTATATGAATAATAATGGTCGAATAGATGAACTACAAGCACCGTTTTTATCATTGGATGAATGTAAGAAGTTATTAGAACCTTATTTGGTAGCACCAGCTGAAGCGAAAGAAGTGTCTGAAGAAATCCTACAGATTGACCAACAAGACGAACTGCTTGGAGGATGGAAAGATGAGGAAGCGTGATCTTAATATCTTAGATGATCTCGAAAGATTTAGATGTTTGACTGCTGAGCAGATCGGCAGGATACATTTTAGTCACACCAAGAACAGTTATACGAATGCATCATTTGTTGTTAAACGTTTGAGGGATCGGGATTATATAGATTGTAATACTGATAGACGGCGATTTGTCTATTTTCCTAAGTCCAGCAGGATCAAAAAGAATGGCCAAAAAATAGATCACTTTTTAGCAATTGCAGATTTTTATATTGATCTAAAGCGAGCGAAAGGATTGCGATTTTATCATGTGGAGCCTAGTTATATGGACATCGTACGCCCTGACGCTTGCATGATTTGGAGACAAACAGCTTTTTTCGTGGAGATCCAAAAGAGCCATTACTCTACAAAGGTGATGGATGAAAAAATGAAAAGATATCAAAAATACTATGAAAGTGGACAATGGAGAGAATTACATTTTCAGAATAAAGATAAAGCGAGATTTCCGCGTATCTGGATTGTGGCCAATCATCAGTACAAAATTAATATAGATAGTCGGATCAAAGTCATACAGTGTAGTAGTGTTAAATCTTTATTAAGCCGATTGGAAAAATAATTATTTAATTTTAATAGAAAAAAAGGTTTTTTTGTATATTTAAGAGAATTAGTACAAAGAAATTGATTATTTTGAAAATGGAGGGATTATTTATATGAAATTAAAAGCAATGATTACTTTTTCACTTGCTGCTCTTATTCTCGTTTCAATCTTAGTTTTACCTACTTCGACAAAAGCCAATGTTAACAAAGCAGAACTATGGATGACCTATTCACTTAGTAAGCAAGACACACGTACACAAGTAGGTAGTACACTTGAGAATGGGTATGATGTTAGGGAGAAGATCGGCTATATTTTAGCAGAGCCAGATAGTTCAAAACCAACAGTTCCGTTATATATTGGCCCAAGTTTAGAGAGACCTGAAGATACAATAACTACTACTTATCCATTGCCTGCAAAAGAAACTTTAGGTTATATCTATGTTAATCAAGAACCTGGAACTATTCCGCTCTACCTGAAATATGACCAAAATCGAAATGACAAAAGGACTCAAGTTGAGGCTGAGTCACCAGCGGGCTATGATCAAGGTCGTATCCTCGGGTATATCTATCCGACAGAAACACAACAACTATACTATATGCCGGTAGTTCCAAAGCATGAAGTATACAATGATTCAGGCTCTGGTTCAGATAATGATGTGAGCATATGGAGAGCTGGTGATGATGTAATTCCTCCTGGGTATGTACGTGCAACACAATTAGCTAAAGGTAGTTATGGACCTCCAAGTAACAGTGAGTTCGTTTATCTATTAAAAGCTCATCAGCTTGAAGGGCAAGAACCGCTATTAAAAGCACCGAGTGATTATTTCTTTATGTGGAATGATAAAGGATCTGGAGGTACTCACGACGGATCAATTTGGGGAGTTAATTGTCCTTCGGGTTATGGTTCATTAGGGGATATAGCAACAGGTAATTACAGTAAACCTGCACTTTCAGAAACTATGTGCGTAAATATGGATTTGTTAACTACTTCAATGCCTACTCAGAACGATTGGATTTGGAGTGATAAAGGTTCTGGGGGGAATAATGACGTTACTTTATTTAGAGTTGGTAACGCTGGAGGATTTATTTCTCAGGCTGATTACGATGGTCCTAAGTGGTCGCTTTTTGGATTAAAGAAATAAAAATGGATTAAAGACCCACTCGCTTGAGTGGGTTTTTGTATGCAAAAAAATAAGCCCCGAAAGGGACCTATCTGAATGATTTAGCAGGTTTTAATTCTAAATCAATGTTCAGTTTTTCTAGTTTCAATTTATAATCTTCTTCATTTAACGGACCTATAGCTGTGATTGCATTCTTTTCAACAATCCAGTAATTCACGTCAGTTTCATCCAAAATCTCAAAATCAGGATCTTCTTCATCAGCTTTCATACCTAGTTGTTTAGCAATTATATAGTCATTATTATAATTTATTTCTACAACCTTTGCAGGAATTATTATCGGTGATAAATCTGAATTATAGGTAACCATAACATGTTTATTATTCGCTCTAACTAATTCAAAGTTTCCTCCTAATGAAATTTCATAATCACCAACTCCAGCGCAACTGGTAAGTAATATTAATATAGTTATGGTAAGTAAATGGTTTTTCATAAGTTCAACTCCAAATACTTTTAAAGTAAACTGTATCTTAACACCATAATTAATTTGAGTAGTTACAATAAAAGAACAAAAAATAAGCCCCGAAAGGGACTTAGTCATACATTACAATATAATATTCTCAAGGATTCCATTGTACACTATAATCAATTTAGGTCAAGGAAACGAGGGATTTCATTGAACGCACCCATCCCGAAAGAAGAGAAACATTTGATCTACGAGTACATCTATACGGTTAATATGGTGGGAATCTTGGAACATAAGAAATTTGAGAAATACGCTTATTTGATCCCTGTGCTTCGAACGGAACTAAGGGAGATCAAGGTTAAGATGAAGGACCTCAAAATTGAGGTTGAAGAACCTGTACAGGTTGATGATTGGTTTGTAGAATATCCTTATAGGGCACATGGGTATCATGGGACCATGCGATTTTGGAAATTTGCTATAAAGCTTGAATTGAATAAACGGTTGAAGAGATATATAGAAGGGTAGATGGATATGAAAAAGGTTTTAGGTGGATTTTTGATTGCTTTTATAACAATATTTGTTGCTTCTTCGCTACTTACAGTGTAAAGTAAGTGCTTAAATCTAAACATCTGAAATCAACTCAATTAATAAAAAGGTGTATTCTTCTTTACAGAGCTGGTTTTTCAACTTGTAACAGGTGGAGAATACTGAGCAAGCAATTGAACTCATTCCCTTGTCCGCCTTTGAAAATACTATATGATCATTCTAAATGGCGAAGAGCCTATTTGTTGCATTAATTTTAATTGGAGTTTTGTCTTGGGTAAGTCTAACATGGAATAATATACCTGATGAAGATAATATATTTACTATATACAAGAATGATGAAAAGATTGGAGAAGTTGAAGGTAATCAATTTGTAGATGAGAATGTTAAACCAGATACAATCTATAACTATACCGTCTTTGCAAAGAAAAAACTTCCAGAACATCGCATCGAAGAAATAAAAAAAGAAATGAAGGAAAATAATGAAACACTTACAGAACAAGAAATGGAAGACATATATTATGAACCTAAGGAAATAACTGCTATTGTTAAGACAACAAGTGCTTTTCAAGATATAGATAAGGGGTCTGACATATCTAAGGTGGCTTCACCTTCGAATGCACCACCTGGATATGGGTTTCTACTTACTTATAATGCCTTTATACCACTAAATGATGCAGTTAACCCTAATTGCGCACCCTTGGTAGTTGCTTGTACCACAGGTAACTTTAAATTTCACGGAGACGGTAGAGGGTTTTCGGTATGGGATCAAGATGGAAAATTTAGAGTTCGTTCCAGTGTGTGGTTAACAAGTACCCTTAGTGGGAAAAAGTATATTAAACAACGAAGAGAAATTGGTGAGACAATAGGATATGATATGTTTGGAAGAGTAAATGATAGAGATACAGCTCCAATTTCTGATATTCAACTAACTTACAAAAATACTACATCTAGTAACTGGTATCATAGAGTAGAGATTGCTTCTAATAATCCTCTTGTTCCTCTTTCACCAGATATTAATGTGGAATATTATTCAAGAGTAAATGTAAATGGGTCAGGCTATCATAAAGTTGTTCATGACAGAGCTCCTTCACATGAAATGTATCTTCACAATTATCCAGGAGATGATTATTATATACTACATCGACATTCTCATGAAGGATTTAGGTTTTTATTCCCTGTCTCTAGAAAAGAAGTCGAAATATATAATGATCCATTCTTTTAAAAGAGGGAAAGAAGATGACTATAACAAATATTTTAACTAGAAAATTTTTTGTAGGAATAATAGTATTAATATTCTGTTCTTCAATATTTCTTCTAAATAGTTTACTAATGGGGATTGATATTTTAGATGCTTTATTTTATATCGCTTTGTTTGCAATTCCAATTCTTTTGTTTTATGCACCTTTGTGGTCTACTATTTCAGAAATATTCGTAGACAAAAGAGTCAAATATAAAAAAAATAGTACAATGCTTATCCTGCATGCTCTTGGTGGGGCAGTATTACCTTATCTATTAGCGGCTGTTTTCAAGCCAGAAGACTTTTTGAATTTTCTAAAAAGTAGTTCTTCTATATCTGTAGTTCTTGTAGGAATTTTGTTTTCTCTATTATATATGCAGGTTGATCGCTTGTTTCTAAAATTCAAGCATAGATAGTGTTACTTTCCATGAAATCCGAGTTTCCACTCCTTTAAAAAATGAAGGATAGTGGTCACTCGGTTTTTTAATTTAGGTCTTGATAATGGAATAAAGTTTGATCAAAAATCTTTTAAATCCTTTTCTATTAGCATTTAAATTGGAAAATTATGTTTAAAACGGTTCGTCTTTTTTCAAAACGGATAAACTTTTATATAAACGATCAAACTTTATTACAAATGATCGATCTTTATTATAAATATATAATGTGTTTACAATTAGTTTGGTTAAATTCACCAGTCTATGTCCTATTTTTACACGTATCTCCCTGGTACCCCATATAAAGTTTTCATAAATTAAATTCCTCCTAAAATATCATTAATGTATTCTAAATTCGCCTTAGATTGCTCAGCGATCTTATTCCTTTGAGTCATATCAACTGTTTTTGGCTCTTTTATTAGCTGTTTTGGGACGTTTTTATAACGTTCTTTCCACTCATCACCTACAGATGCGACCATTTCATTGGCTTCAAGGACTACATCACAAAGACCATATTCATAGGCTTCATCAGCGCTTAACCAAGTCTCGGCATCTAGCATTTCTTTGAGTTTTTCTTCTGTTAATTTGTCGCCAGTCTTTTGTAAGTAGCTTTGGATGCTGGAATTATTCACTCTTTCAAGATCATCAGCTGCTTTTCTTAGTTCAGTAGCGTTTCCATATGCGAATGTCCAAGCATTATGAATCATCAACATGGTGTTTTTAGGCATGTGAATCGTATCACCAGCCATAGCAATAACGCTGGCTATACTTGCAGCCAAACCATCAACATAGACATTGACTGTAGCTTTGTGTCTCTTTAACATGGGGTCACGGTATCAATCGGAGAAAAATACACGTTTAGACACATTTTAGACACAATTCAACCGACTCCCTACACGTTAAGAAAAAGTTACTTTAAAATATGTTTTCAATCACTTAATAAACTCGTCGTAGTCTCTATGAGAATATGACGAGTTTTAGTATAATATAAATGTCCTACCCCGTGAGTGGGTTGGATTAACTATTAAAATATTCGTCGTGTTCTACATTGGAGGTGATTAAGATAAATAAAATAACCCTCGCAGATTATTTTGATCATTTAGAACTAAAAGGATTAAGTCAATCAACCATTCAGACGAACCGATCATCGATTTACCGATTCATTACTTGGATGAAAAAAGGAACCTCATCTTCTTAAGAATGATGAAATCTCTGTTTTACAAAAAGTCTTTCAGAAGAATATTAATCTATTTAAGAAAACGGCAGGGAAAGAAATGAACTGCAAAGTAGGAACGATCAACCTTACGATTCGCCATTTAAAACAATGTTTAGCTTGGTTACTAGAACAAAAATTGATCCCAGATAATCCAGCCGAAAAAATCGGATATATTCCTGAAGATCGGCTCAAAACAAAATGGATCACTGATCAGCAGGAACGACAATTGTTTGCTGAAACTTCGACTCCTTTTGGGTAACCAGAAACAGTATCGAAAGGTAATTCGTGAATATGCCATGATAGCCTTGATGTATTTTACAGGGATACGTGTTGAAGAATTATGTCATATCAAATTAACAGATATCCAAATTAATGAGCGTTCAGGATGGATCTACGTATACGGAAAAGAAAATAAGCAACGTAAAATAGATTTGAACAAATCTATTAGGAAGATATTATTTCAGTATTTAAAAGAGTATAAGGGAAGTTTAAAAGGTCCTTATCTGTTTGACTCTCAACGATCTGAGCAGGTGACCACTAGAGCTATGCAGCATGTTATTAAAAAGTATGAAAGACGACTAAATATGCCCAATCTTACTTGCCATGCTCTGAGACATACTTGCTTGCATAATTTAGTAAAGGAGGGTGTTCCCTTATCTACTGTTGCAGAGATTGCTGGTCATTTAAAAACGGATGGAACACCGAATGTTGATATGACTTTACGTTATATCAAGCCCAGTGAGGAAGAAAAAGCGAATGCAATGGAATTGATTAGTTGGGACTAATAACAAAAAGAGGATAATCTAGGAGGATTTATTCATTGGAAAAGAGAAAATTACTGACACCGTCTCTCCGTAAACAGTTATATGAAATCCCTGAAAATATGGACCAACGAGAGCTAGCTCGATATTATACAATTACCTCTGAAGAAAAATCTTTGATTCACCAACAACGTGGAGCTCCAAACCGTTTAGGATATGCGGTTCAAATCTGTTATCTTCGTTTTCCAGGTCGCCCATTGACGGCTGGGGAATTAGTACCGGACTCCGTTCTTAGTTATATTGCCAAGCAAATTGGGATATCTCCAGATGCATTAGAACGTTACACCAGTTCCAGAGGTGGTGAAACAAGACGGGAACATCTACGGAAAATTAGAAATCAGTTCGGGTATCGGACCTTCACTTCCACAGAGTACAGAGAACTCTCTCACTGGCTTTTACCAACGGCTATGAGTACGGATAAAGGGATTATTTTGGTGGAATCACTCATTACAGAAATGAGAAATAGAAAAATCATTCTTCCTGCAATATACGCTGTTGAGCATATAGGTTGGTCCGTTCGGGAGAGAGCAAAAAAAAATATCTATAAGCAATTGACCATGGGGCTATCAACAGAGCAATGTGAAAGACTGGATCAATTGTTAGTTTTGAGTGAAGGGGCGAAACAATCTTATCTCACTTGGTTACGTAAACCACCTAACTCTATATCTAGCAAGAGCTTTCATGAAATCGTGGATCGACACGACTTTATTCAGGAACTTCAATTACCATTGAACAATGGAAGAGATGTTCATCAAAATCGTCTATTGCAAATGGCTAGGAAGGAGCTCGTTACTCAAATCAACATATAGCTCGCTTTAATCCATTGAAACGTCACGCAACGATTATGGCCTTTTTGATTCATACCTATTCTTTTCTTATTGACCATGGGCTAGATCTGTATGACAAGTTAATCGGGAGAATGTTTAATCGTGGAGAAAATAAGGGCAATGAAGAATTTAAGAAAGATGGAAAGTCCATTAATGAGAAAGTTCGCCTATATGCTGAATTGGGAAGAGCGCTTATCGAAGCAAAAAAGCAAAACAGGATCCATTTGAAACCTTGCAATCTATTATTTCTTGGGATAAGTTTGTACAAACAGTAGAAGAAGCTGGTCAAATTGCGCGGCCTGTGGAGTTCGATTTTCTTGAGCTATTGGATGATCACTATAACAGCATGAGAAAGTTCGCCCCTCGATTGCTAGATACGTATATTTTTAAGGCATCACATCCAAGTGAGTCTCTGTTAAAAGCCCTTCACCTGTTAAAGGACTTAAATGACACTCGTAAAAGGAAGGTTCCAGAAGATGCACCTATCCATTTTGTGAAGCCGAAGTGGCAGAAGCACGTGTTTAAAGAGGATGGAATCGATCGCCATTACTATGAAATCTGTGTCATGGCGCAACTTCGTAATCACCTTCGATCGGGAGATATGTGGGTAGTAGGAAGCCGACAATATAAAGACTTCGAGGATTATTTGCTAACGCCTGAAACTTGGAATGAAGTGAAACAATCTAATCAAATTCCTTTAAAGATCTCTACAGATGTAAACCATTATCTTAAAGAACGTCAAGAAATATTAGAGAATGAATTAGAAAAGATCATTCAGTTGATTCAGAACAAGGAATTGCCTGATGTAGTCATTGAAGATCAACATATTAGGATTTCTAAGTCGAAAAAAAACGTTCCAGAAGAAGCAGAACTCTTAATCCGCCAAGTAAATGACCTATTACCTCGAGTTAAGCTAACCGATCTACTTGTAGAAGTAGATGGATGGACCCATTTTACAAAACATTTTACCCATTTGCATTCAAATTCTGAACCGAAGGAAAAATCCATCCTGTTTGCTGCTATCTTAGCAGACGGAATCAATTTAGGATTGTCTAAAATGGCTGATGCCTGCCCTGGTATTACATACGAACAGCTTGCTTGGGTGGCTGATTGGTACATACGTGAAGAAACCTATTCCAAAGCCCAAGCTGAAATCGTTGATTTCCATCATTCTCACCCATTCTCTATTCATTTTGGAGATGGAACAACATCTTCTTCTGACGGACAGGATTTTCGGGCTGGATACCAAGCTGGACCATCAGCACAAATTAATCCGAATTATGGCTCAGATCCCAGAGTAAAATTCTATTCTCATGTTTCTGATCAATATAGTCCATTCTTCGTCAAAGTAATCAGCTCTGCTGAAAAAGAAGCCCCACATATTATTGATGGATTATTAAATCATGAAACTGAATTGAAGATTGAAGAGCATTACACAGACACAGCAGGATTTGTGGATCATATTTTTGCCATGTGTCGGTTATTGGGATTTCGATTCGCTCCTCGAGTGAAAAGTATGGGGACAAACAAGATCTATACCTTTCAAAAGCCTAGCCAATACTCTGAATTATCTTTTCTGATGAGCAACCAAACAATAAAAACAAAACTAATTAAGGAGAATTGGGACCATGTCTTACATCTCACAAGCTCTATATTTCGTGGAACAGTGACGGCCTCATTGATTCTAAAAAAATTGAGTTCCTACCCTCGGCAAAATGGACTATCTACTGCCTTACGTGAAGTGGGAAGGATTGAACATAGTTTACATATCTTAGCGTGGATACAAGATCCAGAATTCCGTAAACGAGTCCAGATCGGTCTGAATAAAGGGGAATCAGCAAATGCATTAAGAAGAGCAGTTGCCTTTAACCGATTAGGAGAAATACGAGATCGCTCCTATGAAGATCAATCACATCGAGCGAGTGGCATTCAACTAGTCATCACGGCAATCATTCTATGGAATACGGTGTATATTGATCAAGTAGTAGAAGCCTTACGAGCAAAAGGGATAGATATTCCAGAAGAATATTTAAAGTACTTATCCCCATTGGGATGGGAGCACATTAACCTCACAGGTGATTATGTATGGAACCTGAAGCAACAAATACCTCTCGATAATTTAAGACCTTTAAGAGAAAAGAATTCTTTAAAATTATAGTAGTGCAAACGACCGACGATCCACTAACGTGTAGGGAGTCGGTTAAATTGTGTCTAAAATGTGTCTAAACGTGTATTTTTCTCCGATTGATACCGTGACCCCGTATAACAATCCCATTTACGTATTTTTCATTACCTAAGCTGTATCCCTATCATCTTTCCTAAAGCCAGATAGTCGTCGATATGTTTTACTTGTTCCCTTAGTGGGTTTTCTAAACCATTAAAAAATCTTGAACGGCTATTTGCCGTTCAAGATTAGGTGCCAATTATTTATTCTAATTCTTGATTTATTATTTCTAATAAAAACTGCCCAAAAGTGGGTGCAATAACTTCATATTTTTGTTTATTTAAGTCAACACCAGGAACAAAGGATATTACTTCAGGCTCATTTTCCAAGTTCTTTTTATCGAAGTCAAGACAAAATAAATCTCCACTACCTGTATCATATATTACAAGAAGATTTTCAGGTAGGTTACACTCTTTTCTTTCAGATAAAGTATACCAAATTGCATCTGGTACAGAAGAGTTTTCAAAATCATCATCTATAACTCCATAAATTTCTTGTGACCCATAATTCCCTGCTCCAAAACTTAATAAAAAATCCCTATATGAGCCTGTAATGCTTATGTTCAATACTTTTTCAGCTTTCTCAATTAATTCTTCTGAGCGTGAACCTACAAAATCACTAAGGTCTTCATCATTTAAAATAATTTTCTTTGCTTTTTTATAAGAATTCATATTAAGCATCTCCTCCGCTACCTATTTTTCCAATAATTCCTTCTAAAAGAATCAAATTCTTTTCTATCAATCCCTGATGGCGTTGTATTTGGATTTATATGAATTACACTGCTATTTTCTTTATGAA
This region of Bacillus carboniphilus genomic DNA includes:
- a CDS encoding SMI1/KNR4 family protein, producing MNSYKKAKKIILNDEDLSDFVGSRSEELIEKAEKVLNISITGSYRDFLLSFGAGNYGSQEIYGVIDDDFENSSVPDAIWYTLSERKECNLPENLLVIYDTGSGDLFCLDFDKKNLENEPEVISFVPGVDLNKQKYEVIAPTFGQFLLEIINQELE
- a CDS encoding Vps62-related protein, with the protein product MKLKAMITFSLAALILVSILVLPTSTKANVNKAELWMTYSLSKQDTRTQVGSTLENGYDVREKIGYILAEPDSSKPTVPLYIGPSLERPEDTITTTYPLPAKETLGYIYVNQEPGTIPLYLKYDQNRNDKRTQVEAESPAGYDQGRILGYIYPTETQQLYYMPVVPKHEVYNDSGSGSDNDVSIWRAGDDVIPPGYVRATQLAKGSYGPPSNSEFVYLLKAHQLEGQEPLLKAPSDYFFMWNDKGSGGTHDGSIWGVNCPSGYGSLGDIATGNYSKPALSETMCVNMDLLTTSMPTQNDWIWSDKGSGGNNDVTLFRVGNAGGFISQADYDGPKWSLFGLKK
- a CDS encoding head maturation protease, ClpP-related; translated protein: MLKRHKATVNVYVDGLAASIASVIAMAGDTIHMPKNTMLMIHNAWTFAYGNATELRKAADDLERVNNSSIQSYLQKTGDKLTEEKLKEMLDAETWLSADEAYEYGLCDVVLEANEMVASVGDEWKERYKNVPKQLIKEPKTVDMTQRNKIAEQSKANLEYINDILGGI
- a CDS encoding DUF3997 domain-containing protein is translated as MKNHLLTITILILLTSCAGVGDYEISLGGNFELVRANNKHVMVTYNSDLSPIIIPAKVVEINYNNDYIIAKQLGMKADEEDPDFEILDETDVNYWIVEKNAITAIGPLNEEDYKLKLEKLNIDLELKPAKSFR
- a CDS encoding tyrosine-type recombinase/integrase, whose amino-acid sequence is MLKLRLLLGNQKQYRKVIREYAMIALMYFTGIRVEELCHIKLTDIQINERSGWIYVYGKENKQRKIDLNKSIRKILFQYLKEYKGSLKGPYLFDSQRSEQVTTRAMQHVIKKYERRLNMPNLTCHALRHTCLHNLVKEGVPLSTVAEIAGHLKTDGTPNVDMTLRYIKPSEEEKANAMELISWD
- a CDS encoding FtsK/SpoIIIE domain-containing protein, with product MSIKTLLQKFKAKRELEYAFNVGGIYISKKNSGGKEIKRMPKIHEVTLFDDRTRYTFTLPNGYDPKEIDKKEYVFKQVFCRSLELKGDLKKYVLTVYKHKMTNEIKYNFCSIKGEIHEYKMPIYCGADRLGKNIIYDMSTKPHLLIAGETGSGKSTQLRQLLTTLILNFDPTELELYLGDCKKAEFHVFRNVKHVKASVTRVHEIKAMLEYIQDEMNARYELIETFGVAHIDDLPKEHKKPYMVVCIDEFVMLRKEKEIMAALIDLTALGRASNIYVVLSMQRPVKEVLDTTIRSNLTVSMGFKVRDKIESRIINTPGAENIETPGRFYMNNNGRIDELQAPFLSLDECKKLLEPYLVAPAEAKEVSEEILQIDQQDELLGGWKDEEA
- a CDS encoding replication-relaxation family protein; amino-acid sequence: MRKRDLNILDDLERFRCLTAEQIGRIHFSHTKNSYTNASFVVKRLRDRDYIDCNTDRRRFVYFPKSSRIKKNGQKIDHFLAIADFYIDLKRAKGLRFYHVEPSYMDIVRPDACMIWRQTAFFVEIQKSHYSTKVMDEKMKRYQKYYESGQWRELHFQNKDKARFPRIWIVANHQYKINIDSRIKVIQCSSVKSLLSRLEK